A region from the uncultured Holophaga sp. genome encodes:
- a CDS encoding NADH-ubiquinone oxidoreductase-F iron-sulfur binding region domain-containing protein, translated as MPNPVMDFFDALTQRTQATLEERGDARKTVIQIGSATCEHAAGSMEVMEEFGKHIQASGRDDVVIHKTGCTGRCSKEPIVGVSVPGLPPVKYERVNREIVHKIFTQHIQKGAPLTEHALDHSLDRAYTYEFVFCEGVRCSRVKGLKAQFEELLPTYTSPERPVRISTHGCFGTCAEGGQEHSAFVLVRPSKVVYRVKGREDLELILKEHLQAGRIVESLRVARKPISQDFFDLYADVNFFSAQNRIAMRNSGIVNPESLEDYISLGGFKALATVLSKGDPEWVINEVLKARLRGRGGGGFMTGLKWRAATQNAETTRYLICNGDEGDPGAFMDRGMLESDPFSVMEGMIIGAYAIQACRGFYYIRAEYPLAIRRIQNAIDLCRQAGLLGEDIMGSGWSFDLEIRLGAGAFVCGEETALIRSIEGERGQPKVRPPFPTTRGLWGKPTCINNVETFANITAIINYGGDWFAQVGTEESGGTKVFALAGKVKHTGLVEVPLGTPLKEVVFGIGGGVQDDKALKAIQTGGPAGGFIPASMENLPVDFGPLAKEGSIMGSGGMIVLSEEDCMVDISKFYLSFTQEESCGKCTPCREGTTRMLEILEKITSGKATLEDLDKLERLAKLCQRTALCGLGRAAPNPILSSLKHFRDEYVEHIVDKTCRAKKCVALVHYEIDPGLCIGCTVCARNCPTEAISGNRKEPHVIDQNRCVKCGQCFEVCRFDAVERK; from the coding sequence ATGCCGAACCCCGTGATGGACTTCTTCGATGCCCTCACCCAACGGACCCAGGCCACCCTGGAGGAGAGAGGGGATGCCCGCAAGACCGTGATCCAGATCGGCTCAGCCACCTGTGAGCACGCTGCGGGCTCCATGGAGGTGATGGAAGAGTTCGGCAAGCATATCCAGGCCTCCGGACGGGATGATGTGGTCATCCACAAGACGGGCTGTACCGGGCGCTGCAGCAAGGAGCCCATCGTGGGCGTCTCGGTCCCCGGACTGCCCCCCGTCAAATACGAGCGAGTCAATCGGGAGATCGTCCACAAGATCTTCACCCAGCACATTCAGAAGGGCGCCCCCTTGACCGAGCACGCCCTGGACCACTCCCTGGACCGGGCCTACACCTATGAGTTCGTCTTCTGCGAGGGCGTCCGCTGCTCCCGGGTAAAGGGGCTCAAGGCACAGTTCGAGGAGCTGCTGCCGACCTATACATCCCCAGAACGCCCGGTCCGCATCAGCACCCACGGCTGCTTCGGCACCTGTGCAGAGGGCGGGCAGGAGCACAGCGCCTTCGTCCTGGTCCGCCCCTCCAAGGTGGTCTACCGGGTCAAGGGGCGCGAGGACTTGGAGTTGATCCTGAAAGAGCACCTCCAGGCTGGAAGGATCGTCGAGTCCCTGCGGGTGGCCCGCAAGCCCATCTCCCAGGACTTCTTTGACCTCTATGCCGATGTGAACTTCTTCAGTGCCCAGAACCGCATCGCCATGCGGAACAGCGGCATCGTCAACCCCGAGAGCCTGGAGGACTACATCAGCCTGGGGGGCTTCAAGGCCCTGGCCACTGTCCTCTCCAAGGGCGATCCCGAGTGGGTCATCAATGAAGTCCTCAAGGCCAGGCTCCGGGGGCGCGGAGGTGGCGGCTTCATGACAGGCCTGAAATGGCGCGCCGCCACCCAGAACGCGGAGACGACCCGGTACCTCATCTGCAACGGGGATGAAGGCGATCCGGGGGCCTTCATGGACCGGGGCATGCTTGAATCCGATCCCTTCAGTGTCATGGAGGGCATGATCATCGGCGCCTACGCCATCCAGGCCTGCAGGGGCTTCTACTACATCCGCGCCGAGTACCCGCTGGCCATCCGGCGCATCCAGAACGCCATCGATCTTTGCCGGCAGGCTGGCCTGCTGGGCGAGGACATCATGGGCTCAGGCTGGAGCTTCGACTTGGAGATCCGCCTGGGTGCAGGCGCTTTCGTCTGCGGTGAGGAGACCGCCCTGATCCGCTCCATCGAAGGCGAGCGCGGCCAACCCAAGGTCCGCCCCCCCTTCCCCACCACCCGGGGCCTCTGGGGCAAACCCACCTGCATCAACAACGTGGAGACCTTCGCCAACATCACCGCCATCATCAACTACGGTGGCGACTGGTTCGCCCAGGTGGGCACGGAGGAGTCCGGCGGAACCAAGGTCTTCGCGTTGGCAGGCAAGGTCAAGCACACCGGCTTGGTGGAGGTGCCCCTGGGCACCCCCCTGAAGGAGGTTGTCTTCGGCATCGGTGGCGGCGTCCAAGACGACAAGGCCCTCAAAGCCATCCAGACGGGTGGCCCGGCGGGGGGCTTCATCCCCGCCTCCATGGAGAACCTGCCGGTGGACTTCGGTCCCCTGGCCAAGGAAGGCTCCATCATGGGCTCCGGTGGCATGATCGTCCTCTCGGAAGAGGACTGCATGGTGGACATCTCCAAGTTCTACCTCTCCTTCACCCAGGAAGAGAGCTGCGGCAAGTGCACCCCCTGCCGGGAGGGCACAACCCGCATGCTGGAGATCCTGGAGAAGATCACCAGCGGCAAGGCCACCCTGGAGGATCTGGACAAACTGGAGCGGCTCGCCAAGCTCTGCCAGCGCACGGCCCTCTGCGGCCTCGGCCGGGCGGCGCCGAACCCCATCCTCAGCTCCCTGAAGCACTTCCGGGACGAGTACGTCGAACACATCGTGGACAAGACCTGCCGCGCCAAGAAGTGCGTCGCCCTGGTCCACTACGAGATCGACCCGGGACTCTGCATTGGCTGCACCGTCTGCGCCCGCAATTGCCCCACAGAGGCCATCAGCGGGAACCGGAAGGAGCCCCATGTCATCGACCAGAACCGCTGCGTGAAGTGCGGCCAGTGTTTCGAGGTCTGCCGCTTCGATGCCGTCGAACGCAAGTAG
- a CDS encoding NADH-dependent [FeFe] hydrogenase, group A6, whose product MTSQMIQLTIDGATLRVPAGTTVMKAAEKLGIHIPRLCYHPNLSLEGACRVCVVQVKGFNHFLTSCSQAVWEGMEVQTNSPEIRQARRDIVELLLDNHPQDCQTCERDGNCELQRQAYRLGVRERLFEGKRKSYPIDDSSKSVVRTPEKCILCGRCVRVCAEVQGVGNLSQHGRGFHTVVGPANLCRMDDSVCIQCGQCVAVCPTAALVEQDHTERVWEALSMPRDVKHVVVQVAPAIRATLGEMFDLPMGTPVTGKLVTALRRLGFDEVFDTNFGADLTVVEEASEFLDRVAKGENLPLLTSCSPGWVSFLEKFYPEMIPYTSSCKSPMQMTSTLIKTYYAAKRGWDPRDIYVVAIMPCVAKKFEAGRPEHVLEDGTPTTDAVLTTRELGWMIKSYGIDFNALPEGEFDRPLGISSGAADIFGATGGVMEAALRTAAVKLTGKELGPLEFDEVRGVTGIKEATITVAGREINIAVSNGLNNAKKLLDAIKSGEKAYHLVEIMACPGGCIMGGGQPYPMADHDPLDPETARLRASALYAIDTHKQLRRSHENPAIEHLYADFLGDPNGEKAHRLLHTHYQARTPRGIR is encoded by the coding sequence ATGACCAGCCAGATGATCCAGCTCACCATCGACGGGGCCACCCTGAGGGTTCCGGCAGGCACCACCGTCATGAAGGCCGCAGAGAAGCTCGGCATCCACATCCCCCGCCTCTGCTACCACCCCAACCTCAGCCTGGAGGGTGCCTGCCGGGTCTGTGTGGTGCAGGTGAAGGGCTTCAACCACTTCCTGACCTCGTGCAGCCAGGCGGTCTGGGAGGGCATGGAGGTCCAGACCAACAGCCCCGAGATCCGCCAGGCCCGCCGCGACATCGTGGAGCTGCTCCTGGACAATCACCCCCAGGACTGCCAGACCTGCGAACGGGACGGCAACTGCGAGCTGCAGCGCCAGGCCTACCGCCTTGGGGTACGGGAGCGCCTCTTCGAGGGCAAGCGGAAGAGCTATCCCATCGATGACAGCAGCAAGTCTGTGGTCCGGACCCCCGAGAAGTGCATCCTCTGCGGCCGTTGCGTCCGAGTCTGCGCCGAGGTCCAGGGCGTGGGCAATCTCAGCCAGCACGGCCGCGGCTTCCACACCGTTGTGGGCCCGGCCAACCTCTGCAGGATGGACGACTCGGTCTGCATCCAGTGCGGCCAGTGCGTCGCCGTCTGCCCCACCGCCGCGCTGGTGGAGCAGGATCACACCGAGCGGGTCTGGGAGGCGCTCTCCATGCCCCGGGACGTCAAGCACGTCGTGGTCCAGGTGGCCCCGGCCATCCGCGCCACCCTGGGCGAGATGTTCGATCTCCCCATGGGCACCCCCGTCACAGGCAAGCTCGTCACCGCCCTGCGCCGTCTGGGTTTCGACGAGGTCTTCGACACCAACTTCGGAGCCGACCTCACCGTTGTCGAGGAGGCCTCGGAGTTCCTAGACCGGGTCGCCAAGGGGGAGAACCTGCCCCTGCTGACCTCCTGCAGCCCCGGCTGGGTCAGCTTCCTGGAGAAGTTCTATCCAGAGATGATCCCCTACACCTCCAGCTGCAAGTCCCCCATGCAGATGACCAGCACCCTCATCAAGACTTACTACGCGGCGAAACGGGGTTGGGATCCCAGGGACATCTACGTGGTGGCCATCATGCCCTGCGTGGCCAAGAAGTTCGAGGCCGGGCGCCCCGAACATGTCCTGGAGGACGGCACCCCCACTACCGATGCGGTCCTCACCACCCGCGAGCTGGGCTGGATGATCAAGTCCTACGGCATCGACTTCAACGCCCTGCCTGAAGGTGAGTTCGACCGTCCTCTGGGGATCTCGTCGGGTGCCGCCGACATCTTCGGCGCCACCGGGGGCGTCATGGAGGCGGCTCTCCGCACGGCTGCGGTCAAGCTCACCGGAAAGGAGCTGGGCCCCCTGGAGTTCGATGAGGTCCGGGGCGTCACCGGCATCAAGGAGGCCACCATCACCGTGGCTGGCAGGGAGATCAACATCGCGGTCTCCAACGGCCTCAATAACGCCAAGAAGCTGCTGGACGCCATCAAGTCCGGCGAAAAGGCCTATCACCTGGTGGAGATCATGGCCTGTCCCGGCGGCTGCATCATGGGGGGCGGCCAGCCCTACCCCATGGCGGACCACGACCCCCTGGATCCCGAGACTGCCCGTCTCCGGGCCAGCGCCCTCTACGCCATCGACACCCACAAGCAGCTCCGCCGCTCCCATGAGAATCCGGCCATCGAACATCTCTATGCGGATTTCCTGGGCGATCCCAATGGGGAGAAGGCCCACCGGCTGCTCCACACCCACTACCAGGCCCGCACGCCAAGGGGGATCCGGTGA
- the nuoE gene encoding NADH-quinone oxidoreductase subunit NuoE yields MNNPTTNTDNWEAIRATCSEALPAHIIDYIDQNREKAHAESQLIAILHMVQAHFGFLAEDKMHAVAQLAQVPLAKVTGVATFYHYFRLQPRGKHIINVCLGTACYVKGAEKLGQRLMDELGIHFGETTKDGLFSLESTRCLGTCGLAPVIMVGEEVYGPVSPNEIPIILEKYARKDRAAKS; encoded by the coding sequence GTGAACAACCCCACGACGAACACCGACAACTGGGAGGCCATCCGCGCCACCTGCAGCGAGGCCCTCCCCGCGCACATCATCGACTACATCGACCAGAACCGGGAGAAGGCCCACGCAGAGAGCCAACTCATCGCCATCCTCCACATGGTCCAGGCCCACTTCGGCTTCCTGGCCGAGGACAAGATGCACGCCGTGGCCCAGCTGGCCCAGGTGCCCCTGGCCAAGGTCACCGGCGTAGCGACCTTCTACCACTACTTCCGCCTGCAGCCCCGGGGCAAACACATCATCAATGTGTGCCTGGGCACCGCCTGCTATGTGAAGGGTGCCGAGAAGCTCGGTCAGCGGCTCATGGACGAGCTGGGCATCCACTTCGGGGAGACCACCAAGGACGGACTCTTCTCCCTGGAGAGCACCCGCTGCCTGGGCACCTGTGGGCTCGCACCGGTGATCATGGTGGGCGAGGAGGTCTACGGCCCGGTCTCGCCGAACGAAATACCCATCATCCTGGAGAAGTACGCGCGCAAGGATAGGGCTGCGAAGAGCTGA
- the mscL gene encoding large conductance mechanosensitive channel protein MscL: protein MSLKDEFKAFIMKGNVIDLAVAVVIGGAFGKIVTAFVSGIIMPLVSYVLPKGDWQSWALGKLEIGKVLGAAVDFLIIALVIFLVLVKGLGALGRLKKKEEEPPPAPSTKECPYCLEQIPLAARKCKHCASEV from the coding sequence ATGTCCCTCAAAGACGAATTCAAGGCCTTCATCATGAAGGGCAACGTGATCGATCTCGCCGTGGCGGTGGTCATCGGCGGCGCCTTCGGGAAAATCGTCACGGCCTTCGTATCGGGCATCATCATGCCCCTGGTCAGCTACGTCCTGCCCAAGGGGGACTGGCAGTCCTGGGCCCTGGGCAAGCTCGAGATCGGCAAGGTGCTGGGCGCAGCCGTGGACTTCCTGATCATCGCCCTGGTGATCTTCCTGGTCCTGGTCAAGGGCCTCGGTGCCCTGGGCAGGCTCAAGAAGAAGGAAGAGGAGCCCCCCCCCGCCCCCAGCACCAAGGAGTGCCCCTACTGCCTGGAGCAGATCCCCTTGGCCGCCCGGAAGTGCAAGCACTGCGCCAGCGAAGTCTGA
- the lpxC gene encoding UDP-3-O-acyl-N-acetylglucosamine deacetylase has product MLSSAQTLQHAVTLEGIGLHSGRPCRVTLHPSAEPTGLRFRHAGSGAEVRALADQVGDLSLATTLQGEGVRFATVEHLLSALCGLGVDHALIEADGAELPILDGSAAPWVEAILSAGLVPLPGVFRRSIRILKPLEVRQGDKWVRVEPYPGFRLRYTIDFAHPSIGRQSRELTLSPDKYRKELATARTFCMERDIEFMRSKGLALGGSLDNAVVFGEQGPLNESLRFQDEAVRHKMLDLVGDLALVGAPLMGLVSAHAAGHAMHVALAKAILDEPGAWTWESAELQKMGAQLQGIRHAVSA; this is encoded by the coding sequence ATGCTTTCTTCCGCCCAGACCCTGCAGCATGCCGTGACCCTTGAAGGCATCGGGCTCCACAGTGGTCGTCCCTGCCGCGTCACCCTCCATCCTTCCGCCGAGCCCACCGGTCTGCGCTTCCGCCATGCCGGCTCCGGTGCGGAGGTCCGTGCCCTGGCTGATCAGGTCGGGGATCTCAGCCTGGCGACGACGCTGCAGGGGGAGGGGGTCCGTTTCGCCACAGTTGAGCATCTGCTCTCCGCCTTGTGCGGCCTGGGGGTCGACCATGCCCTCATCGAAGCTGATGGGGCCGAACTCCCCATCCTGGATGGGAGTGCAGCTCCATGGGTCGAGGCGATCCTGAGCGCCGGACTCGTCCCCCTTCCGGGCGTCTTCCGCCGCAGCATCCGTATCCTCAAGCCCCTCGAGGTCCGGCAGGGGGACAAGTGGGTCCGGGTCGAACCCTACCCCGGCTTCCGCCTGCGTTACACCATCGACTTTGCGCACCCCTCCATCGGACGGCAGTCCCGGGAGCTGACCCTCAGCCCCGACAAATACCGGAAGGAGCTCGCCACCGCCCGGACCTTCTGCATGGAACGGGACATCGAGTTCATGCGCTCCAAGGGTCTGGCCCTCGGCGGCAGTCTCGACAACGCGGTGGTCTTCGGGGAACAGGGACCCCTCAACGAGAGCCTCCGATTCCAGGATGAGGCGGTGCGCCACAAGATGCTGGATCTGGTCGGAGACCTCGCCCTGGTGGGTGCTCCCCTCATGGGTCTGGTCTCTGCCCACGCCGCTGGCCATGCCATGCACGTAGCCCTGGCCAAGGCGATCCTGGATGAGCCCGGGGCCTGGACCTGGGAGAGTGCTGAGCTGCAGAAGATGGGCGCCCAGCTCCAGGGTATCCGGCACGCCGTCTCCGCCTGA
- a CDS encoding IspD/TarI family cytidylyltransferase produces the protein MLGLSIHSPNLGECRMSPSVPLRKMSHLYIGVPESILLIPAGGKGLRMGGGIPKQFRDWGGIPLLLATIQAFLTPEMPPLRAVALAVPPDRLAEVRSWNLGLPAWVVEGGSTRQESVAAALEAIRAEEGTPVLVHDGVRPFPPAAPVLEAIQALGYWDGAVLAEPSTDTLKRVDSTGRILATLPREEIFRAQTPQVATLGVWRRAFAWAVESGFQGTDDVSLLEALGLRVKLVPSPSTNLKITTPADWERAPRG, from the coding sequence ATGCTGGGGCTTTCCATCCACTCTCCGAATCTGGGAGAATGCCGGATGTCCCCTTCTGTCCCTCTTCGAAAAATGAGCCATTTATATATAGGCGTACCTGAGAGTATTCTGCTGATCCCTGCTGGAGGCAAGGGTTTGCGGATGGGGGGAGGGATCCCCAAGCAGTTCCGGGATTGGGGCGGCATTCCGCTGCTTCTCGCAACGATCCAGGCCTTCCTCACACCGGAGATGCCTCCCCTCAGGGCTGTGGCCCTGGCTGTTCCTCCGGATCGGCTGGCGGAGGTCCGGAGCTGGAATCTGGGGCTCCCTGCCTGGGTGGTGGAGGGCGGATCGACCCGTCAGGAATCGGTTGCTGCTGCCCTGGAGGCGATCCGTGCCGAGGAGGGGACGCCGGTGCTGGTGCATGACGGCGTACGCCCCTTTCCTCCCGCCGCGCCCGTGCTGGAAGCCATTCAAGCGCTGGGGTATTGGGATGGGGCTGTACTGGCCGAGCCTTCGACCGATACCTTGAAGCGGGTGGACAGCACGGGACGGATCCTGGCCACCCTCCCCCGAGAGGAGATCTTCCGGGCCCAGACACCCCAGGTGGCCACGCTCGGGGTCTGGAGGCGGGCCTTCGCCTGGGCCGTGGAGTCGGGTTTCCAGGGGACCGATGACGTCTCCCTGTTGGAGGCACTGGGGCTCCGGGTAAAGCTGGTGCCCTCACCCTCCACCAATCTCAAGATCACCACTCCGGCGGACTGGGAGCGGGCTCCGCGGGGATGA
- a CDS encoding septal ring lytic transglycosylase RlpA family protein, whose product MNLQDFVGENWNRAFSVWIEGIQVQFQPSVGIRPGNGGLLARARSFTKLGAVLVLPFFCLYCSRPDATVSASRPRTEVPVTQGRTAPPPALVYTESGMASWYGGQGDGFLGQVTASGEPLDPAALTCAHRTLPFNTLIEVENMDTGKRVILRVNDRGPYIRGRVLDVTLEGARQLGLLAAGSGRVVFHEVTPKLAELADAPEVEDPLDQASGSGFLERTLELVMGSSDYQRSVGADGRRMKRVHAGAFHPLSESGRMPDVPFCPSSKNEPFIYRRT is encoded by the coding sequence ATGAATCTACAGGATTTCGTAGGAGAGAACTGGAACCGGGCCTTCTCCGTCTGGATAGAGGGGATCCAGGTCCAGTTCCAGCCCTCCGTGGGAATCCGGCCAGGGAACGGAGGGCTGCTGGCCAGGGCCCGTTCCTTCACCAAGCTGGGGGCGGTCCTGGTGCTCCCCTTCTTCTGCCTCTACTGTTCCCGCCCAGATGCCACCGTCAGCGCCAGCCGTCCCAGGACCGAGGTTCCGGTCACCCAGGGCCGGACAGCCCCTCCTCCGGCCCTGGTCTACACCGAATCCGGCATGGCCAGCTGGTACGGCGGGCAGGGGGACGGCTTCCTGGGTCAGGTGACTGCCAGCGGTGAGCCACTGGATCCCGCTGCACTGACCTGTGCCCATCGGACCCTCCCCTTCAATACCCTCATCGAAGTCGAGAACATGGACACCGGCAAGCGGGTGATCCTGCGGGTCAATGACCGGGGACCCTACATCCGGGGCCGAGTGCTGGACGTGACCCTGGAGGGGGCCCGTCAGCTCGGCCTGCTGGCTGCTGGTAGCGGACGGGTGGTCTTCCATGAGGTGACGCCCAAGCTGGCTGAGCTTGCCGACGCTCCTGAGGTCGAGGATCCCCTGGACCAAGCCTCCGGCTCCGGTTTTCTGGAGCGGACCCTCGAACTGGTGATGGGGTCCTCGGATTACCAGCGCTCGGTCGGTGCTGATGGTCGACGCATGAAGCGGGTGCATGCTGGGGCTTTCCATCCACTCTCCGAATCTGGGAGAATGCCGGATGTCCCCTTCTGTCCCTCTTCGAAAAATGAGCCATTTATATATAGGCGTACCTGA
- the tyrS gene encoding tyrosine--tRNA ligase: MSSASIQDSLDLLLKGTVTCHTQEALKARLAQGRPLRVKAGFDPTAPDLHLGHGVLLRKMAQFQKLGHTVIFLIGDFTAMIGDPTGKKATRPPLTRDEINANAETYKSQVFKILDPEKTEVRFNSEWSDPLHGPDWIRLASKFTVAQMLERNDFQKRMAENQPISFHELLYPLMQAYDSVALKADVELGGNDQLFNLMRGRDLQESLGQPAQIVLTVPLLLGLDGVEKMSKSLGNYIGFFEDADTQFGKAMSISDTLMWDWYLLLTDKLPAEIEALKEGHPMEAKKALAREIVAQFHGDDAARQAQEHWVRRFSERKTDDAPEVELAAAAEGLPLTRLLVERGMVGSRRDAERLIAQGAVSLDGEKVTDPQLRVVLKSGDSRLVKAGKLKLERWVVR, translated from the coding sequence ATGAGTTCCGCTTCGATCCAGGATTCCCTAGACCTTCTCCTCAAGGGCACGGTGACGTGCCACACCCAGGAGGCCCTCAAGGCCAGACTCGCCCAGGGGCGGCCCCTCAGGGTCAAGGCGGGCTTTGATCCCACGGCCCCGGATCTCCACCTCGGGCACGGGGTGCTGCTGCGGAAGATGGCCCAGTTCCAGAAGCTCGGCCACACCGTGATCTTCCTCATCGGCGACTTCACCGCCATGATCGGCGATCCCACGGGCAAGAAGGCCACCCGCCCGCCCCTCACCCGGGACGAGATCAACGCCAATGCCGAGACCTACAAGTCCCAGGTCTTCAAGATCCTCGACCCCGAGAAGACTGAGGTCCGCTTCAACAGCGAGTGGTCCGATCCGCTGCACGGACCCGATTGGATCCGTCTGGCCTCCAAGTTCACCGTGGCTCAGATGCTGGAGCGCAATGACTTCCAGAAGCGGATGGCTGAGAATCAACCCATCAGCTTCCACGAGCTCCTCTACCCCCTCATGCAGGCCTATGACTCCGTTGCCCTCAAGGCCGATGTGGAGCTGGGGGGCAATGACCAGCTCTTCAACCTGATGCGGGGGCGGGACCTGCAGGAGTCCCTGGGGCAGCCTGCCCAGATCGTCCTGACGGTGCCCCTGCTCCTCGGCCTCGATGGCGTGGAGAAGATGTCCAAGTCCCTGGGCAACTACATCGGCTTCTTCGAGGATGCCGATACCCAGTTCGGCAAGGCCATGAGCATCTCCGACACCCTCATGTGGGACTGGTACCTGCTGCTCACCGACAAGCTCCCTGCGGAGATCGAGGCCCTCAAGGAGGGGCATCCCATGGAGGCCAAAAAGGCCCTGGCCCGGGAGATCGTCGCCCAGTTCCATGGCGATGATGCCGCCCGGCAGGCCCAGGAACATTGGGTGCGCCGCTTCTCGGAGCGGAAGACCGACGACGCCCCCGAAGTGGAGCTGGCCGCCGCGGCAGAGGGGCTTCCTCTGACCCGTCTGCTGGTGGAGCGGGGCATGGTGGGCAGCCGTCGGGATGCCGAGCGTCTCATCGCCCAGGGGGCCGTGAGCCTGGACGGTGAGAAGGTGACCGATCCTCAGCTCCGGGTGGTCCTGAAATCCGGTGATTCCCGGCTGGTGAAGGCCGGCAAACTCAAACTCGAACGGTGGGTGGTGCGATGA